The following proteins are co-located in the Candidatus Nitrotoga sp. AM1P genome:
- a CDS encoding 3'-5' exonuclease has translation MDFRIADTFTDSLVKLTGEEQKAVKTTAFDLQMNPINPGMSFHKLDKARDKNFWSVRASSDIRLIVHKNDASLLLCYVDHHDKAYDWAERRKLETHPQTGAAQLVEIRETVQEIVIPKYVEVMQYAAAKPRLFAHVAEEVLLSYGVPEEWLPDVQQADEDSLLDLAEHLPGEAAEALLELATGGKPQVVPPIAAGADPFAHPDAQRRFRVMNDVEELERALAFPWEKWTTFLHPAQRQWVERDYSGPARVSGSAGTGKTIVALHRAVFLARQHPESRVLLTTFSDTLANALHTKLRRLISNEPRLAERLEVHSMNAIGEHMYELHFGRPKIASADKIRQLLVEAASKTDGQRFGPHFLKTEWDEVVDAWQLDGWEAYRDVRRLGRKTRLPEPQRVLLWSIFDAVRSALKSQGLVTRSAMFSQLAAQIVERKHPPFDFAVMDEAQDVSVAQLRFLATMGAWRTDALFFAGDLGQRIFQQPFSWKSLGVDIRGRSCTLHINYRTSHQIRMQADRLLGPEVSDVDGNTENRRGTVSVFNGIAPVIKTFDSQEDEINAVGDWLRERSSEGIAPHEIGVFVRSDNELERARVAIGKSGLPFKMLDEHVETTSGYISISTMHLAKGLEFRAVIVMACDDEIIPSQDRIETVADNADLEEVYNTERHLLYVACTRARDHLLVTSVEPASEFLADLLVEVD, from the coding sequence ATGGATTTCCGCATCGCCGATACATTCACTGACAGCCTCGTCAAACTCACAGGCGAAGAGCAGAAAGCTGTCAAGACCACTGCCTTCGATCTGCAAATGAACCCGATCAATCCCGGCATGAGTTTCCACAAGCTGGACAAGGCGCGTGACAAGAATTTCTGGTCGGTGCGAGCCAGCAGCGACATCCGTTTGATCGTCCACAAAAACGATGCCAGCCTGTTGTTGTGCTATGTCGATCATCACGACAAGGCCTATGACTGGGCGGAACGGCGCAAGTTGGAAACGCATCCACAAACCGGCGCGGCACAGTTGGTGGAGATACGCGAGACGGTGCAGGAAATCGTTATCCCTAAGTATGTCGAGGTGATGCAATACGCTGCAGCGAAGCCGCGCCTGTTCGCCCATGTCGCCGAAGAGGTACTGCTGAGCTACGGCGTGCCGGAAGAGTGGTTGCCTGATGTGCAACAAGCCGACGAGGACAGCCTGCTTGATCTGGCCGAGCATCTGCCGGGCGAGGCGGCGGAGGCGTTACTGGAGCTGGCCACCGGCGGCAAGCCGCAAGTAGTACCACCCATCGCAGCAGGGGCTGACCCTTTTGCACATCCCGATGCGCAACGCCGCTTCCGGGTGATGAATGATGTTGAGGAGCTGGAACGTGCACTGGCGTTTCCGTGGGAGAAGTGGACAACTTTTCTTCATCCGGCGCAGCGGCAGTGGGTGGAGCGGGATTACAGCGGCCCAGCGCGCGTCTCCGGTTCGGCGGGTACGGGCAAAACCATTGTCGCGTTGCATCGTGCGGTGTTTCTGGCGCGGCAACATCCTGAATCGCGCGTGTTGCTGACTACGTTCTCCGACACTTTGGCAAATGCGTTGCACACCAAGCTGCGGCGATTGATCAGCAACGAGCCGCGTCTGGCGGAGCGACTGGAAGTGCATTCCATGAATGCCATAGGCGAGCATATGTATGAATTGCACTTTGGTCGACCTAAAATTGCCAGCGCAGACAAAATCAGGCAATTGTTGGTTGAAGCAGCCAGCAAGACTGATGGGCAGAGATTCGGTCCGCACTTTCTGAAGACGGAGTGGGACGAGGTGGTGGATGCATGGCAATTGGATGGCTGGGAGGCTTATCGCGATGTACGGCGACTGGGGCGCAAGACACGCCTGCCAGAGCCGCAGCGTGTGTTGCTCTGGTCTATCTTCGATGCAGTGCGAAGTGCATTGAAGTCACAGGGCTTGGTTACTCGCTCCGCGATGTTCAGCCAGTTGGCCGCACAGATTGTCGAGCGCAAGCATCCACCTTTCGATTTCGCAGTGATGGACGAGGCGCAGGATGTCAGCGTAGCTCAGCTGCGTTTCCTTGCGACGATGGGTGCTTGGCGTACCGATGCCCTGTTTTTCGCGGGCGATTTAGGCCAACGTATTTTCCAGCAGCCGTTTTCGTGGAAGTCGCTGGGCGTGGATATTCGCGGAAGATCATGCACGCTGCATATCAACTATCGCACCTCACATCAGATCAGGATGCAGGCCGACCGATTGCTGGGTCCGGAAGTTTCCGATGTGGACGGCAACACGGAAAACCGGCGCGGCACGGTGTCGGTATTCAATGGCATAGCGCCGGTTATCAAGACATTCGACAGTCAGGAAGATGAAATCAACGCGGTCGGCGACTGGCTGCGTGAGCGAAGCAGCGAGGGAATTGCACCGCACGAGATCGGCGTATTCGTCCGTTCCGATAATGAATTAGAGCGCGCTCGCGTGGCAATCGGGAAATCCGGACTGCCTTTTAAGATGCTTGATGAGCATGTCGAAACGACCAGCGGTTATATTTCCATCAGCACGATGCACTTGGCCAAGGGGTTGGAATTTCGCGCAGTGATTGTGATGGCGTGCGACGATGAAATTATTCCTTCTCAGGATCGCATCGAAACGGTAGCTGACAATGCCGACTTGGAAGAGGTCTACAACACCGAGCGACATTTGCTCTATGTCGCATGCACTCGCGCTAGAGATCATCTGCTGGTAACCAGCGTTGAACCTGCTTCCGAATTTCTTGCTGATTTGCTTGTGGAGGTTGACTGA
- the lysS gene encoding lysine--tRNA ligase: protein MTTEPTNPQQDENQIITERRAKLTTLRKESVAFPNDFERKNLAGDLHDAYDAMSHDELETVHIGVAIAGRMMLKRVMGKASFATVNDMSGRIQLFINNSDTGEIAHDAFKHYDLGDILGATGVLFKTKTGELSVRVTELRLLTKALRPLPEKFHGLSDQEQKYRQRHVDLITNEDTRKTFIIRSKVIQAIREFFIRHNYLEVETPMMHSIPGGASAKPFITHHNALDMQLYLRIAPELYLKRLVVGGFEKVFEINRNFRNEGLSTRHNPEFTMIEFYEAYRDYRYLMDFTEKLFSEVARKVLGTTVFSYQGRELDLGQPFHRLTIAQAIQKYHPQFSDAQLNDRDFLINELQDLKAKYRTADGVGGLQLSLFEELTEHQLFEPTFIIDYPAEASPLARRSDTRPEITERFELFMVGREIANGFSELNDPEDQEARFDAQVSAREAGDEEAMFKDSDYIRALEYGLPPTAGEGIGIDRLVMLLTDSPSIRDVILFPQMRPER, encoded by the coding sequence ATGACTACCGAACCAACCAACCCTCAGCAAGACGAAAATCAAATTATCACCGAGCGCCGCGCCAAGCTCACTACACTTCGCAAAGAAAGCGTAGCTTTTCCGAATGATTTTGAGCGAAAAAATCTGGCTGGTGATTTGCATGATGCTTACGATGCAATGAGCCACGACGAACTGGAGACAGTACATATAGGCGTGGCCATAGCCGGGCGCATGATGTTAAAACGAGTAATGGGTAAAGCCAGCTTTGCCACTGTGAATGACATGAGCGGACGCATCCAGCTATTCATTAATAATAGCGATACCGGCGAAATTGCGCATGATGCCTTCAAGCACTATGACCTGGGCGACATACTTGGTGCAACAGGCGTACTGTTTAAAACCAAAACGGGTGAACTTTCTGTTCGTGTGACTGAGCTGCGTCTGTTAACTAAAGCACTCCGCCCGTTACCGGAAAAATTTCACGGTCTGAGCGATCAGGAACAAAAATACCGTCAACGGCATGTGGATCTCATCACCAATGAAGACACGCGCAAAACATTTATCATTCGCTCCAAAGTAATTCAGGCTATACGGGAATTTTTCATACGCCACAATTACCTCGAAGTCGAAACGCCAATGATGCATTCCATTCCGGGTGGCGCATCGGCCAAACCCTTTATCACGCACCACAATGCCTTGGATATGCAGCTGTATCTGCGCATTGCGCCGGAGCTGTATCTTAAGCGGCTAGTGGTCGGTGGGTTTGAGAAGGTATTCGAAATCAACCGCAACTTTCGCAATGAAGGGCTTTCCACGCGACATAACCCCGAATTCACCATGATCGAGTTTTATGAAGCCTATCGGGATTATCGTTATCTAATGGACTTCACCGAGAAACTGTTTAGCGAAGTGGCGCGCAAGGTGCTGGGCACCACAGTGTTCTCTTACCAGGGACGTGAACTTGACTTGGGGCAACCGTTCCATCGACTGACCATTGCACAGGCAATCCAGAAATATCATCCGCAGTTTTCTGACGCACAATTGAACGACCGCGATTTTCTGATCAACGAATTACAAGACCTGAAGGCCAAATACAGGACGGCGGATGGTGTGGGCGGACTGCAACTTTCGCTGTTTGAAGAACTGACCGAACATCAATTATTCGAGCCAACTTTCATCATCGACTATCCCGCAGAGGCCTCGCCACTGGCACGCCGCAGTGATACGCGCCCAGAAATTACCGAGCGTTTTGAACTGTTTATGGTTGGGCGCGAAATCGCTAATGGTTTCTCTGAGTTAAATGACCCGGAAGACCAGGAAGCCCGTTTTGATGCGCAAGTATCGGCTCGGGAAGCAGGTGACGAAGAAGCCATGTTCAAGGACAGCGATTATATTCGCGCGCTGGAATATGGCTTGCCACCCACCGCTGGAGAGGGCATCGGAATAGACCGACTAGTGATGCTGCTCACCGATAGCCCCAGCATTCGCGATGTGATTTTATTTCCACAAATGCGCCCCGAAAGGTAA
- a CDS encoding fibronectin type III domain-containing protein yields the protein MSLNYDQGILGSRTKAQADALVTEAVSLWTNVTTSTVALTRGPDLPVDVTSSNYSTFLSNFSDGLNPVIYDTDGSIIDSMFGVGAKNSVLGFAGSAWNNNGTQCAYTEGRAVINGYISVSDITMKVVLAHETGHLIGVDHTQLDNSQGLVNSNYPLMYPIAYRGSSSLHEDDTAAVSALYPNATLTSVYGQLTGNFTQANGTPIRGANIWAKEVSTNKVFSFVSDYLSQNTGYFKLLLPSGNYTLHAEVIHTAFTAGSSIGPYAETSSGVSFQPPLYNNGVAIAPVVFGGSTPTQISITAGCAASAIFKMDGTGTVGGNCGADNLSPTVPAGLTATAVSSTQINLSWAASTDNVGVTGYKVYRGGTLVGSPATTSFADTGLTASTSYSYTLAACDAANNCSAQSNPVSATTMTATASSHNIALASVGAVASASSTHSSAYPVGAVNDNQRTGATWTKGGGWNDATFNTQPDWVQINFNGTQTIDRVVVYTLQDNYINGIEPTDTLTFKNEGITGFTVQGWNGSAWATLATVSGNNLVKRTLSFAAFTTDRIRVNVTNVLAGYSRIVEIEAWSAAASGGSDTTAPTVPTGLSATPVSSAQINLSWAASTDNVGVTGYKVYRGGTLVGSPATTSFADTGLTASTSYSYTLAACDAANNCSAQSNPVSAATMPVITSSNIALASVGAVASASSTHSSAYPVGAVNDNQRTGATWAKGGGWNDATFNTQPDWVQINFNGTQTIDRVVVYTLQDNYINGIEPTDTLTFKNEGITGFTVQGWNGSAWITLATISGNNLVKRTVNFTAFTTDRIRVNVTNVLAGYSRIVEIEAWSAAASGSSDTTAPTVPTGLSATPVSSAQINLSWAASTDNVGVTGYKVYRGGTLVGNPTTTSFADTGLTAATSYSYTLAACDAANNCSAQSNPVSATTMPVITSSNIALASVGAVASASSTHSSAYPVGAVNDNLRTGATWAKGGGWNDATFNTQPDWVQINFNGTQTIDRVVVYTLQDNYINGIEPTDTLTFKNEGITGFTIQGWDGSAWTTLATVSGNNLVKRTLSFTAFTTDRIRVNVTSVLAGYSRIVEIEAWGN from the coding sequence GTGTCGCTTAACTATGACCAAGGAATCCTGGGTTCCCGTACTAAAGCTCAAGCAGATGCATTGGTCACAGAGGCGGTTTCCCTGTGGACGAATGTGACCACATCAACGGTGGCACTCACTCGTGGGCCAGATCTCCCCGTGGACGTTACCAGCAGTAACTATTCGACCTTCTTAAGTAATTTCTCGGATGGTTTGAATCCTGTGATTTATGACACTGATGGTTCCATTATTGATTCCATGTTCGGTGTGGGTGCAAAAAATAGTGTTCTGGGTTTTGCAGGTTCTGCCTGGAACAATAATGGTACGCAATGTGCATATACGGAAGGCCGTGCTGTAATCAACGGCTATATATCCGTAAGTGACATTACGATGAAAGTCGTACTTGCCCATGAAACGGGCCACTTGATCGGCGTGGATCACACCCAATTGGATAATTCACAAGGGCTGGTGAATTCGAATTATCCATTAATGTATCCGATTGCATACCGGGGCTCCAGTTCTTTACACGAAGACGACACTGCCGCAGTGAGCGCCCTTTATCCCAATGCAACACTGACCAGCGTTTATGGACAGCTTACCGGAAATTTCACTCAAGCCAATGGCACGCCTATTCGTGGTGCCAACATCTGGGCTAAAGAAGTAAGCACCAATAAAGTGTTTAGTTTTGTTTCGGATTACCTTAGCCAGAATACCGGCTACTTTAAATTGCTGCTCCCCTCTGGCAACTACACACTGCATGCAGAAGTAATTCATACCGCATTTACTGCAGGTTCCAGCATCGGCCCCTATGCGGAAACATCTTCGGGGGTTTCTTTCCAGCCACCACTTTATAATAACGGAGTGGCGATAGCTCCCGTTGTGTTTGGAGGAAGTACACCAACTCAGATTTCGATCACGGCTGGATGTGCGGCTTCGGCCATTTTTAAAATGGATGGAACGGGAACGGTCGGAGGAAATTGTGGCGCCGACAATTTATCACCGACTGTACCGGCGGGGCTTACTGCTACAGCCGTTAGTTCTACTCAAATAAACCTGAGCTGGGCGGCCTCGACGGATAATGTGGGCGTGACCGGCTACAAAGTTTATCGTGGGGGCACTCTGGTTGGAAGCCCGGCAACGACGAGCTTTGCCGATACAGGTTTGACTGCCTCAACCAGCTACAGCTATACATTAGCGGCGTGTGACGCTGCAAACAACTGCTCAGCTCAGTCAAATCCGGTTTCGGCAACGACAATGACGGCAACTGCGAGCAGTCATAACATTGCGCTCGCCAGTGTCGGCGCGGTTGCTTCGGCATCAAGCACCCACAGCAGTGCTTACCCGGTGGGGGCGGTTAACGACAATCAGCGCACCGGTGCTACCTGGACTAAAGGAGGTGGCTGGAACGATGCCACATTCAACACGCAACCCGACTGGGTGCAAATCAACTTCAATGGTACGCAAACGATCGATCGCGTAGTGGTCTATACCCTTCAGGACAACTACATTAACGGGATCGAACCGACTGATACACTCACCTTTAAAAATGAAGGTATAACCGGCTTTACCGTCCAGGGCTGGAATGGATCGGCCTGGGCTACGCTTGCTACGGTAAGTGGAAACAATCTGGTCAAGCGCACTCTAAGCTTCGCTGCGTTTACCACAGACCGGATTCGGGTAAATGTCACCAACGTGCTCGCCGGCTACTCCCGTATTGTCGAAATCGAGGCATGGAGCGCTGCTGCGTCTGGTGGCTCAGACACGACTGCACCTACCGTACCAACAGGACTTTCGGCCACCCCCGTCAGTTCTGCTCAAATAAACCTGAGCTGGGCGGCCTCGACGGACAATGTGGGCGTGACCGGCTACAAAGTTTATCGCGGAGGCACTCTGGTTGGAAGCCCGGCAACGACGAGCTTTGCCGATACAGGTTTGACTGCCTCAACCAGCTACAGCTATACATTAGCGGCGTGTGACGCTGCAAACAACTGCTCAGCTCAGTCAAATCCGGTTTCTGCAGCGACGATGCCTGTCATTACGAGTAGTAATATTGCACTCGCCAGTGTCGGCGCGGTTGCTTCGGCATCAAGCACCCACAGCAGTGCTTACCCGGTGGGGGCGGTTAACGACAATCAGCGCACCGGTGCTACCTGGGCTAAAGGAGGTGGCTGGAACGATGCCACATTCAACACGCAACCCGACTGGGTGCAAATCAACTTCAATGGTACGCAAACGATCGATCGCGTAGTGGTCTATACCCTTCAGGACAACTACATTAACGGGATCGAACCGACTGATACACTCACCTTTAAAAATGAAGGTATAACCGGCTTTACCGTCCAGGGCTGGAATGGATCAGCCTGGATCACACTTGCTACGATAAGTGGAAACAATCTGGTCAAGCGCACTGTAAACTTCACTGCGTTTACCACCGACCGGATTCGAGTAAATGTCACCAACGTGCTCGCCGGTTACTCCCGTATTGTCGAAATCGAGGCATGGAGCGCTGCTGCGTCTGGTAGCTCAGACACGACTGCACCTACCGTACCAACAGGACTTTCGGCCACCCCCGTCAGTTCTGCTCAAATCAACCTGAGCTGGGCGGCCTCGACGGACAATGTGGGCGTGACCGGCTACAAAGTTTATCGCGGAGGCACTCTGGTTGGAAACCCGACTACGACGAGCTTTGCCGATACGGGTTTGACTGCCGCGACCAGCTACAGCTATACATTAGCGGCGTGTGACGCTGCAAACAACTGCTCAGCTCAGTCAAATCCGGTTTCAGCAACGACGATGCCTGTCATTACGAGTAGTAACATTGCACTCGCCAGTGTCGGCGCGGTTGCTTCGGCATCAAGCACCCACAGCAGTGCTTACCCGGTGGGGGCGGTTAACGACAATCTGCGCACCGGTGCTACCTGGGCTAAAGGAGGTGGCTGGAACGATGCCACATTCAACACGCAACCCGACTGGGTGCAAATCAACTTCAATGGTACGCAAACGATCGATCGCGTGGTGGTCTATACCCTTCAGGACAACTACATTAACGGGATCGAACCGACCGATACGCTAACCTTTAAAAATGAAGGTATAACCGGCTTTACCATCCAGGGATGGGATGGGTCGGCCTGGACCACGCTTGCTACGGTAAGTGGAAACAATCTGGTCAAGCGCACTCTAAGCTTCACTGCGTTTACCACCGATCGGATTCGAGTAAACGTCACCAGCGTGCTCGCCGGTTACTCCCGCATCGTCGAAATCGAGGCATGGGGAAATTAA
- a CDS encoding ABC transporter permease, giving the protein MRNSADYMGNGFSASQADTPKYGQLNQYSINRAKGATAHMIAVVKNLAEYRELMTVLAWKNVTLRYKQAYLGIAWAVIKPLILMLIFTLVKSFVGIDSGSIPYPLLTFAALMPWIFFQESASEGVNSVVGNANLIKKIYFPREIFPITAVVTKLVELGINFVILAGLMIWFQYIPSIYILWVPFIILYTILAALSIAFAGAAINVYYRDMGTALPVLLSLLMYLSPVIYPLQLVKNKLLEQQAAGEWSNLLYTLYTLNPLAGIIDAFQSVVLRNQPPDMTAMVPGIILVAILLPLSYVFFKRAESYFADVI; this is encoded by the coding sequence TTGCGAAATAGCGCCGACTATATGGGCAACGGATTCAGTGCCAGTCAGGCTGACACCCCAAAGTATGGACAATTAAATCAATATTCCATCAATAGAGCAAAGGGAGCAACAGCGCACATGATTGCCGTAGTAAAAAATCTTGCCGAATACCGCGAACTGATGACTGTACTTGCCTGGAAGAATGTCACGTTGCGCTATAAACAGGCTTATTTAGGCATTGCCTGGGCTGTGATAAAACCACTCATCCTCATGCTGATTTTTACATTGGTTAAGAGCTTCGTTGGAATTGATAGTGGCAGCATTCCTTATCCTCTCCTAACCTTCGCTGCACTTATGCCGTGGATTTTCTTTCAAGAATCTGCATCGGAAGGCGTAAACAGTGTAGTGGGCAATGCCAACCTGATCAAAAAAATCTATTTTCCTCGCGAGATATTCCCCATAACGGCAGTCGTCACCAAGCTTGTAGAGCTTGGCATCAATTTTGTCATCCTGGCCGGCCTCATGATCTGGTTTCAATATATACCCAGCATTTACATCCTATGGGTACCTTTCATTATTCTTTACACAATTCTGGCCGCCTTAAGCATCGCATTTGCCGGTGCAGCAATCAATGTTTACTACCGGGATATGGGAACAGCCCTACCTGTGCTGCTTTCCCTGCTAATGTATCTATCTCCGGTAATTTATCCATTGCAACTGGTGAAGAATAAACTTTTGGAGCAACAAGCTGCCGGCGAGTGGTCCAATTTGCTCTATACCCTATACACCCTTAACCCTCTGGCGGGCATCATTGACGCATTTCAGAGTGTAGTGCTGAGAAACCAGCCGCCAGATATGACGGCCATGGTACCCGGCATAATCCTGGTTGCGATCCTGCTTCCGCTAAGCTACGTCTTCTTCAAGCGGGCGGAGTCTTATTTCGCAGATGTAATTTGA
- a CDS encoding type II toxin-antitoxin system HicB family antitoxin — MKNLKFVVYRENKYYVSQCLNIDVASCGNTIDEAIQNLKEATELYFEEGEAEYHPIEEALLGEYAVNG, encoded by the coding sequence ATGAAAAACCTTAAATTTGTCGTTTACCGGGAAAATAAATATTACGTTTCACAATGCTTAAACATTGACGTAGCAAGCTGTGGCAACACTATCGACGAAGCGATCCAGAATCTGAAGGAGGCCACCGAACTCTACTTTGAAGAAGGAGAGGCAGAATACCACCCCATAGAAGAAGCCCTGCTTGGAGAATACGCTGTCAATGGCTGA
- a CDS encoding type II toxin-antitoxin system HicA family toxin: protein MAELYSSKAIVNVLLRHGFIFISQKGSHKKFRKDERTVIIPDPKKEIPLGTFASILRQSGLNKEDFK from the coding sequence ATGGCTGAACTTTATTCATCAAAAGCGATTGTTAATGTCTTGCTGCGGCACGGTTTCATTTTTATTTCCCAAAAAGGCAGCCATAAAAAATTCCGCAAAGATGAAAGAACTGTGATTATTCCTGATCCAAAGAAGGAAATACCATTAGGCACATTTGCCTCTATTCTCAGGCAGTCCGGCCTTAATAAGGAAGACTTTAAATAA
- a CDS encoding ABC transporter ATP-binding protein: MAIIEVNHVTKEYQLGQLQSLKTTLFNQWRRLTGQPVEERTPFKALDDITFSVEQGEVLGIIGHNGAGKSTMLKLLANISKPSSGSIQVKGKIAPLIEVGAGLVGDLTGRENIYLNGAILGIPKSEINIKFDDIVAFAELEEFIDTPIKRYSSGMSVRLGFAIATSVKSDILIVDEVLAVGDLAFQRKCFDRMEDLIRQQGRTVLLVSHNIRQVERMCTRVMLLNHGSILQDGEPHAICDKFYQLSNQTIRDQKAKNSSMRIISSGELKNVEVAVLDSKDNVTDSLTEGSALRIRIRFTLAQTLSNPEFHVGTHTTDFIYLTGESTAVLGQSHEFPAGTHEVKQLIPTYPMVPGTYGIRFAVIDQRGRVVFHGESLKFFTVTAKTMDAPLQDELRLVAIPVQWELQGARYSHA; the protein is encoded by the coding sequence ATGGCCATCATCGAAGTTAACCACGTCACCAAAGAATACCAGCTCGGCCAATTGCAGAGTCTGAAAACAACTTTATTTAACCAGTGGCGGCGGCTCACAGGCCAGCCAGTTGAAGAACGTACCCCATTCAAGGCCCTTGATGACATCACGTTCTCTGTCGAGCAAGGCGAGGTCCTTGGCATAATTGGCCACAACGGCGCTGGCAAGAGCACCATGCTCAAACTTCTGGCCAACATTTCAAAACCGTCCAGCGGTTCCATCCAGGTCAAGGGAAAGATAGCGCCGCTGATTGAGGTGGGTGCTGGCTTGGTGGGCGACCTCACTGGTCGCGAGAATATCTATCTCAACGGCGCCATCCTCGGCATCCCAAAGAGTGAGATCAATATCAAATTTGATGACATCGTCGCATTCGCTGAGCTAGAAGAGTTCATCGACACCCCCATTAAACGCTACAGCTCAGGTATGTCGGTGCGACTTGGCTTTGCCATCGCTACCAGTGTGAAATCTGACATTTTGATCGTCGATGAAGTGCTGGCAGTAGGAGATCTTGCGTTTCAGCGGAAATGCTTTGACCGTATGGAAGACCTAATAAGGCAGCAGGGCAGAACTGTCCTTTTGGTCAGCCACAACATCCGCCAAGTGGAAAGAATGTGCACCCGTGTTATGTTGCTAAACCATGGCTCAATTCTTCAGGACGGTGAGCCGCATGCCATATGCGATAAGTTTTACCAGCTAAGCAACCAAACAATCCGAGATCAAAAAGCCAAAAACAGCTCAATGCGAATCATCTCATCTGGTGAGTTAAAAAACGTCGAAGTTGCAGTGCTTGATTCAAAGGATAACGTTACCGATTCACTCACGGAAGGTAGCGCATTACGGATACGGATTCGGTTTACGCTGGCTCAAACGCTTTCAAACCCAGAATTTCACGTTGGAACGCATACAACTGACTTCATTTATCTCACGGGCGAGTCAACCGCAGTGCTTGGTCAGTCACATGAATTTCCCGCCGGCACCCACGAAGTTAAACAACTGATCCCCACCTACCCCATGGTTCCGGGCACCTACGGTATCCGCTTTGCAGTTATCGACCAGCGTGGTAGGGTGGTATTTCACGGTGAAAGCCTCAAATTTTTCACAGTAACAGCGAAAACAATGGATGCCCCATTGCAAGATGAACTTCGCCTCGTCGCCATTCCCGTGCAATGGGAGTTGCAAGGCGCACGTTATTCTCATGCCTGA
- a CDS encoding transposase, with protein sequence MPKKRKRREQNFTDEVFWARGYFVSAVGLDEAMVRTYIRNQEEEDERYDQMKLGL encoded by the coding sequence ATCCCGAAGAAACGCAAGAGGCGAGAGCAGAATTTCACTGACGAAGTATTTTGGGCTCGTGGATATTTCGTCTCAGCAGTTGGGCTCGATGAAGCAATGGTTAGAACATACATTCGCAACCAAGAGGAAGAGGATGAGCGTTACGACCAGATGAAGCTAGGGCTGTAG
- a CDS encoding glycosyltransferase family 2 protein — translation MDTEALGERNTPLISVIVLNWNGADDTLACLDSLAALTYTNFNIIVVDNCSTDNSLEKLRAYSSPFPLVLLETGQNLGYAGGNNVGTRHALEHGADFVLLLNNDTTVAFDLLEQLINAARRTPDAGVFSARVMYFDNPELVWFDGACWNESSLRLEWPGQGARETELSTMDRDTDYACGAALFFRAEVARKIGLLDEMFFLVWEEVDWCFRARKAGWRNKVVAAAKVWHKIGVSFGSESSPLRTYFSIRNQLLWFSRHASLSARLRLWTNNLRRLIPKFHVSTDLNVSFTKRFVWAIQDYGQAWLGRGSRLQYMATRRAIMDYMHGRFGDCPDEVRVWSKTWAAQQRDS, via the coding sequence ATGGATACAGAGGCTTTAGGTGAAAGGAATACGCCACTCATTTCAGTTATTGTACTCAACTGGAATGGTGCTGACGATACGCTCGCATGCTTGGACTCGCTTGCAGCGTTGACGTATACAAATTTCAACATAATCGTCGTGGACAACTGCTCAACCGACAATTCTTTGGAGAAGTTGCGCGCCTACAGCAGCCCCTTCCCACTTGTCCTACTCGAAACAGGACAAAATCTAGGCTACGCCGGGGGCAATAACGTTGGTACGCGTCATGCGCTGGAACACGGTGCGGATTTTGTGCTGCTACTGAACAACGACACCACGGTAGCGTTTGATCTACTTGAACAATTGATAAATGCCGCCCGGCGAACTCCAGATGCAGGAGTGTTTAGTGCACGCGTGATGTACTTCGATAACCCGGAATTGGTATGGTTCGATGGTGCGTGCTGGAATGAATCATCTCTACGATTGGAGTGGCCTGGGCAAGGTGCGCGTGAAACCGAACTCAGCACAATGGACCGCGACACTGACTACGCTTGCGGTGCGGCGCTATTCTTCCGCGCTGAAGTCGCCCGAAAAATTGGTCTGCTGGATGAGATGTTTTTTTTGGTATGGGAGGAAGTCGATTGGTGCTTCCGCGCCCGCAAAGCTGGCTGGCGCAATAAGGTGGTTGCAGCTGCAAAAGTCTGGCATAAAATCGGGGTTTCCTTTGGCAGCGAATCCTCACCATTACGCACATATTTCAGTATCCGAAATCAATTGCTGTGGTTCAGCCGGCATGCGTCACTTTCTGCCCGGCTACGGCTGTGGACGAATAATTTGCGGCGCTTGATACCAAAATTTCATGTCAGCACCGATCTTAATGTCAGCTTTACCAAGCGTTTTGTGTGGGCTATACAGGATTATGGTCAAGCCTGGTTGGGACGCGGCTCGCGTCTGCAGTATATGGCAACACGGCGGGCGATTATGGATTATATGCATGGTCGGTTCGGCGATTGCCCTGATGAGGTGCGCGTCTGGAGCAAGACATGGGCAGCGCAACAACGAGACTCATGA